One segment of Bradyrhizobium sp. CB2312 DNA contains the following:
- a CDS encoding DUF2934 domain-containing protein: MDERAKLEHQIELATKVAGYIRDQSTASRLRRFADELRQRLFPSTRDREIKMRAQELWEHAGRPVGRDLDFWLGGTGAGGDPTNHQLRGRRPWSSSAGSPFARLERTTLMSGPNTGPSDVANEPKADTKCGEVRGSVGILPQVS, from the coding sequence ATGGACGAACGGGCGAAGCTGGAGCACCAGATCGAGTTAGCCACAAAGGTGGCAGGCTACATTCGTGACCAGAGCACCGCCAGCCGCTTGAGACGGTTTGCCGACGAGCTGAGGCAGAGGCTATTCCCGTCCACGCGAGATAGAGAGATCAAGATGCGAGCGCAGGAGCTCTGGGAGCACGCCGGCCGCCCAGTGGGTCGTGACCTGGACTTCTGGCTAGGCGGAACGGGGGCAGGGGGCGATCCGACGAACCATCAGCTTAGAGGACGGCGCCCATGGTCGTCTTCAGCGGGTTCCCCATTTGCCCGGCTTGAAAGGACGACGTTGATGTCCGGTCCCAACACCGGACCATCAGATGTCGCAAATGAGCCAAAAGCCGACACCAAGTGCGGGGAGGTCCGGGGGTCTGTCGGCATCCTCCCGCAGGTGTCTTAG